The following are from one region of the Coffea eugenioides isolate CCC68of chromosome 2, Ceug_1.0, whole genome shotgun sequence genome:
- the LOC113760582 gene encoding ankyrin repeat-containing protein BDA1-like, with translation MDRRLIEAAQTGNVQDLQNLIKEYALLLRAAPLAGSETPLHIACIGGHTDFVKEVLKLRPEFAEELNQDGFSPLHIASGNGDIQIVKELLQVNCFLCLIKGKERRIPLHYAAIKGRIHVIDELLSACSESVGYVTGRGETILHLALKNNQFEAFEFLVQYLIRSNNWEILNKKDHQGDTILHLAVSRKQYEVIDFMLDKNVFHEGRVEVNSLNKRGYTPIDSLLSEGGDREIEDMLKAAGARAAADLQSPQNGALSDNLVVTTQSPSPFQSRRVRAQAPSEKLLHYFKFDKRRDSPNEVRNTLLVLAVLIATATYQAVLSPPGGVWQDDSLPSQGTGTNDTSTKPHKAGEAVMGTHNNISYGLFLIFNSIGFFMSTYMIIVLIAGFPLQMELQVSLFALLVTYDTSMAAISPDKGITLCFTILSIVLPMLIPIVTKIMRNHCKLQKFRLPCTSPATD, from the exons ATGGATAGGAGGCTCATCGAAGCTGCTCAGACAGGAAATGTTCAAGACTTGCAAAATCTCATTAAAGAGTATGCCCTTCTACTCAGGGCTGCTCCATTGGCAGGTTCCGAGACTCCATTGCACATAGCTTGCATAGGAGGCCATACTGATTTTGTGAAAGAGGTTTTAAAGTTGAGGCCGGAGTTTGCTGAAGAGCTCAACCAGGATGGATTTAGCCCCTTGCATATTGCATCAGGTAATGGGGATATACAAATTGTGAAAGAACTTTTGCAGGTAAATTGCTTTCTGTGCCTGATCAAGGGAAAAGAGAGACGAATCCCGCTTCATTATGCTGCTATTAAAGGCAGGATTCATGTCATCGACGAACTGCTTTCTGCTTGCTCCGAGTCAGTTGGGTATGTGACTGGAAGAGGTGAGACAATCCTTCATTTGGCTTTAAAGAACAACCAATTCGAAGCCTTTGAATTCTTGGTACAGTACCTGATACGGTCAAACAATTGGGAGATCTTGAATAAGAAGGACCATCAGGGTGACACCATTTTGCATCTTGCTGTCTCGAGAAAGCAGTATGAG GTAATCGATTTCATGCTCGACAAAAATGTTTTTCATGAGGGCAGAGTGGAGGTCAACTCGTTGAACAAGAGGGGTTATACGCCTATTGATAGCTTACTGTCTGAAGGGGGTGATAGAGAAATAGAGGATATGCTCAAAGCAGCTGGGGCTAGAGCGGCAGCAGACTTGCAGTCACCTCAAAATGGAGCATTATCTGACAATTTGGTCGTCACAACTCAGAGTCCATCACCTTTCCAGTCAAGGAGAGTGCGTGCTCAAGCTCCCTCAGAGAAGTTGCTACACTATTTCAAGTTTGACAAGCGTAGAGATTCTCCAAATGAAGTGCGAAACACATTGCTTGTGTTAGCTGTGTTAATTGCAACAGCAACATATCAAGCTGTGCTTAGTCCACCCGGTGGCGTTTGGCAAGACGACTCTTTGCCTAGTCAAGGTACAGGCACAAACGACACATCCACCAAACCCCACAAAGCTGGAGAAGCAGTAATGGGCACTCACAATAATATTTCTTATGGTCTTTTTCTGATTTTTAATTCAATTGGATTTTTTATGTCCACTTACATGATAATCGTTCTCATTGCTGGATTTCCCTTACAAATGGAGTTGCAAGTCTCTCTTTTTGCGCTTTTGGTAACTTATGATACTTCTATGGCTGCAATATCACCAGATAAGGGCATCACACTCTGTTTCACTATTCTATCCATAGTTCTGCCGATGTTGATACCTATAGTAACGAAGATAATGAGGAATCATTGCAAGTTACAAAAGTTTAGACTACCATGCACAAGCCCTGCAACTGATTGA
- the LOC113759362 gene encoding ankyrin repeat-containing protein BDA1-like: MESKKSVIDAAREGDTEILNKLLQENPSLLDDVAFGNPPESVLHVASKGGHVRFVIELMKHNKKLAREFDRGGFRPLDVAAIMGNVKMVKQILRLDPGLCFLKGKGQRTALHYAASKGKVEVIDELLSTCPDCLKDVTFSQETALHLALKCYQFEAFKVLVKYLEIHMLHWIINWRDFNGNTVLHLAASTKQHECIEVLFSSRDIYATVKVNAKNFKGVTAADILDIVMESSDDFRSRQLILQHASGDHSTNSVSQAKHQPNRADYQSQPSKDWFKYFKFQVQRDSPSATRNALLVVAALIATVTFQAGVTPPSGVLDKPNQPNPDQNQAGLPSPPAYNPIAVSGLAAASAIFGSHATSYLFLFSNSLGLTASLSIIIYLTGGFPFQRELLISIFAMMSTYGFSVSGILKKQRREKEVVGYILLTVAFLLPFLMRWLPTWGKMAWKKCNRRFSKGNLLPVEH; this comes from the exons ATGGAGAGCAAAAAATCGGTAATTGATGCTGCTCGCGAGGGAGATACTGAAATACTAAACAAACTGCTTCAAGAAAATCCATCCCTTCTTGATGATGTTGCATTTGGTAATCCTCCGGAGTCTGTTCTACATGTTGCAAGTAAAGGTGGACATGTGAGATTTGTGATTGAGCTTATGAAGCACAACAAGAAGCTGGCTAGAGAATTTGACAGAGGTGGTTTTCGGCCTTTAGATGTAGCTGCAATCATGGGGAACGTCAAAATGGTGAAACAGATTCTGAGGTTGGATCCTGGATTATgttttctcaaaggaaaaggcCAAAGAACAGCTCTCCACTATGCTGCTAGTAAAGGGAAAGTTGAGGTTATAGATGAATTACTCTCCACCTGCCCTGATTGTCTTAAAGATGTCACATTTAGTCAGGAAACTGCACTTCACCTGGCTCTAAAATGCTACCAATTTGAAGCATTTAAAGTTTTAGTCAAGTATCTTGAAATTCATATGCTACACTGGATCATAAATTGGCGTGATTTCAATGGAAACACTGTATTGCACCTTGCTGCTTCAACAAAGCAACATGAG TGCATAGAAGTACTATTCAGCAGCAGAGACATCTATGCAACTGTCAAGGTGAATGCCAAGAACTTCAAGGGTGTGACAGCTGCTGATATCCTCGATATTGTGATGGAAAGTTCGGATGATTTTCGTTCAAGACAATTGATCTTACAACATGCTAGTGGGGATCATTCAACAAATTCTGTTTCTCAGGCCAAACATCAACCGAATAGAGCTGATTATCAGTCACAACCTTCAAAGGACtggttcaagtatttcaaattcCAGGTCCAAAGAGATTCCCCAAGTGCTACACGCAATGCACTATTGGTAGTTGCTGCCTTGATAGCCACTGTTACATTTCAGGCAGGGGTAACACCTCCATCTGGGGTCTTAGATAAGCCTAACCAGCCAAATCCTGATCAGAATCAAGCTGGTTTGCCATCGCCACCTGCGTATAACCCTATAGCAGTTTCTGGTCTTGCTGCTGCCTCAGCAATCTTTGGCTCACATGCTACTTCCTACTTATTCTTGTTTTCCAATTCTTTAGGCCTCACAGCATCACTAAGCATCATAATTTATCTCACTGGAGGGTTTCCATTCCAAAGAGAACTTCTGATATCTATATTTGCTATGATGTCTACTTATGGCTTTTCAGTAAGTGGTATTCTGAAAAAACAGAGGAGGGAAAAAGAGGTGGTGGGCTATATCCTTCTAACAGTTGCCTTCTTGTTACCATTTTTGATGAGATGGCTACCAACCTGGGGCAAAATGGCTTGGAAGAAGTGCAATAGAAGATTTTCCAAAGGAAATCTCTTGCCTGTTGAACATTGA
- the LOC113759359 gene encoding uncharacterized protein LOC113759359, giving the protein MVLILFDPEQSNSVAVATPSKNPLNIAAKVGQLHCVQEIIRTKPELAKEPSQDGFQTLDIASTYGYFEIAGELLASSGPRISSLPGRDGRTSMNGRVEDINELFKARADSVKYMIAFGETALQLVVKYFKKRLS; this is encoded by the exons ATGGTTCTTATCCTTTTTGATCCTGAGCAAAGCAACTCTGTAGCTG TGGCAACTCCATCCAAGAACCCCCTGAATATTGCAGCAAAGGTAGGACAACTACATTGTGTACAAGAGATCATCAGAACAAAGCCTGAACTAGCAAAAGAACCAAGCCAAGATGGATTTCAGACACTTGACATAGCCTCTACTTATGGCTATTTCGAGATAGCAGGAGAGCTTTTGGCATCCTCTGGTCCTAGAATTTCTTCTCTGCCCGGAAGAGATGGAAGAACATCCATGAATGGAAGAGTGGAAGATATTAATGAATTGTTTAAAGCACGTGCAGATTCTGTTAAATATATGATTGCTTTTGGAGAGACTGCACTTCAATTAGTTGTCAAATACTTTAAGAAAAGATTGTCCTGA
- the LOC113759360 gene encoding ankyrin repeat-containing protein BDA1-like gives MESKKSVIDAAREGDTEILNKLLQENPSLLDDVAFGNPPESVLHVASKGGHVRFVIELMKHNKKLAREFDRGGFRPLDVAAIMGNVKMVKQILRLDPGLCLLKGKGQRTALHYAASKGKVEVIDELLSTCPDCLKDVTFSQETALHLALKCYQFEAFKVLVKYLEIHMLHWIINWCDFNGNTVLHLAASTKQHECIEVLFSSRDIYATVKVNAKNFKGVTAADILDIVMESSDDFRSRQLILQHASGDHSTNSVSQAKHQPNRADYQSQPSKDWFKYFKFQVQRDSPSATRNALLVVAALIATVTFQAGVTPPSGVLDKPNQPNPDQNQAGLPSPPAYNPIAVSGLAAASAIFGSHATSYLFLFSNSLGLTASLSIIIYLTGGFPFQRELLISIFAMMSTYGFSVSGILKKQRREKEVVGYILLTVAFLLPFLMRWLPTWGKMAWKKCNRRFSKGNLLPVEH, from the exons ATGGAGAGCAAAAAATCGGTAATTGATGCTGCTCGCGAGGGAGATACTGAAATACTAAACAAACTGCTTCAAGAAAATCCATCCCTTCTTGATGATGTTGCATTTGGTAATCCTCCGGAGTCTGTTCTACATGTTGCAAGTAAAGGTGGACATGTGAGATTTGTGATTGAGCTTATGAAGCACAACAAGAAGCTGGCTAGAGAATTTGACAGAGGTGGTTTTCGGCCTTTAGATGTAGCTGCAATCATGGGGAACGTCAAAATGGTGAAACAGATTCTGAGGTTGGATCCTGGATTATGTCTTCTCAAAGGAAAAGGCCAAAGAACAGCTCTCCACTATGCTGCTAGTAAAGGGAAAGTTGAGGTTATAGATGAATTACTCTCCACCTGCCCTGATTGTCTTAAAGATGTCACATTTAGTCAGGAAACTGCACTTCACCTGGCTCTAAAATGCTACCAATTTGAAGCATTTAAAGTTTTAGTCAAGTATCTTGAAATTCATATGCTACACTGGATCATAAATTGGTGTGATTTCAATGGAAACACTGTATTGCACCTTGCTGCTTCAACAAAGCAACATGAG TGCATAGAAGTACTATTCAGCAGCAGAGACATCTATGCAACTGTCAAGGTGAATGCCAAGAACTTCAAGGGTGTGACAGCTGCTGATATCCTCGATATTGTGATGGAAAGTTCGGATGATTTTCGTTCAAGACAATTGATCTTACAACATGCTAGTGGGGATCATTCAACAAATTCTGTTTCTCAGGCCAAACATCAACCGAATAGAGCTGATTATCAGTCACAACCTTCAAAGGACtggttcaagtatttcaaattcCAGGTCCAAAGAGATTCCCCAAGTGCTACACGCAATGCACTATTGGTAGTTGCTGCCTTGATAGCCACTGTTACATTTCAGGCAGGGGTAACACCTCCATCTGGGGTCTTAGATAAGCCTAACCAGCCAAATCCTGATCAGAATCAAGCTGGTTTGCCATCGCCACCTGCGTATAACCCTATAGCAGTTTCTGGTCTTGCTGCTGCCTCAGCAATCTTTGGCTCACATGCTACTTCCTACTTATTCTTGTTTTCCAATTCTTTAGGCCTCACAGCATCACTAAGCATCATAATTTATCTCACTGGAGGGTTTCCATTCCAAAGAGAACTTCTGATATCTATATTTGCTATGATGTCTACTTATGGCTTTTCAGTAAGTGGTATTCTGAAAAAACAGAGGAGGGAAAAAGAGGTGGTGGGCTATATCCTTCTAACAGTTGCCTTCTTGTTACCATTTTTGATGAGATGGCTACCAACCTGGGGCAAAATGGCTTGGAAGAAGTGCAATAGAAGATTTTCCAAAGGAAATCTCTTGCCTGTTGAACATTGA